A region of the Prosthecodimorpha staleyi genome:
TCGCCGCCGGCGGCCGGGTGCTGAACGTCTCGGCACGCGGGTCGAGCGTCGCCGAAGCGCGCGCGCGCGCCTATGCGGCGGTGGCGGCGATCGACTGGCCGGAGGGCTTCTGCCGGACGGATATCGGCCATGCGGCGCTGGCCCGCGAGGCGGCCGCCGCGCGCTGAGCGCGGCACCGGACGGGCGTCAACCCTCTTCGGCCATCAGCCGGCGCAGTTCGCCGGCGATCGCGTAGGGGGCGACGATGTCGAGCCGCACCGGCGCCAGCGGCGGCAGGGTGTCGAGGACGAAGCCCCGGAAGGCGATGTTGCGGGTCATCACGCAGGGCGTGAAGCCGGCCCCGGCGACCGCCATATGGTAGGCATAGCCGCAATCGTTGACGGTGATCACCTTGCGCACCGCCAGACCGCTGTTCATCAGAACGGAGCGCGCGCGCTGCCAGATCTCCATCTCCTGATTGCACAGAATCAGGACGCCGTTGTCGACCCCGATCCACTCGGTCGGCAGCTCGACGCAGAAGGCTGACTTCTTGCGCAGCGACGGCAGGGAGATGCGGACATCGTTGTCCGGCCGCTGATGGATCTCGCTCGACTCGAGGAACTCGACATCGAAGCCGCCGGCATGCTCCGGGATGGCCTTCTGCAGGATGCTGACCACGTCCCGACCGCTGAGGAGCGGCGTGACGGCGATCTTGAGCGCCTGAATCGTTTCGGCCGTCTCGTGCAACCCGTCGACGATCTGGGCGATCTTCATGAAGGCCTTGATGGCCGCCGCCCCCTGCCTTGTGGCCCGCGCGCCTGAACCCGTGCGATCGAACAGCAGAACCCCGAGCTCGCGCTCAAGCCGCTGAACGGCCATCGAAATGGCGGGTTGCGATGTCCCGATCGTCTCGGCGGCCTTGGAAAACGAGCCACATTGATAGACGGTAATGACCGCTTCCAGATCGCGGATTCGCATCGTCTTCCGCCTCGACTCTTCCTGCTGACCGGCAGCCGCGCCGTGAATCGCCCCCACGCCTTGACCTTAGGGCAACATAAAGCCGGAGGCGGATCCTGTCTCGCGGGTTTTGGAACTCGGAGGGTAAAAAATTGCAATCGACAATGGACCTGCCCGACCTTTTCTCCGGCTTCGCCGCCGAAACCATCGATGTCGGCGAGGCGCGGCTGTTCTGCCGCGTCGGCGGCCGCGACGATGCGCCGCCGGTGGTTCTGGTGCACGGCTATCCGCAGACCCATGTCGAATGGCATCGGATCGCCGGCGCGCTGGCGCAGGATTTCCGGATCGTATTGCCGGACCTGCGCGGCTACGGCTGGTCGTCGGTCCCCCCAGACCGGCCCGGCCACGCCGCCTATTCGAAGCGGACGATGGCGGAAGACATCGTCAGGCTGATGGAAAAGCTCGGCCATGTCCATTTCGCCTATGTCGGCCACGACCGCGGCGCGCGCGTCGGCTATCGGCTGGCTCTGGACCATCCCGGCCGGCTGTCCCGGCTCGCCCTTCTCGATATCGTGCCGACGGCCGCCATGTGGTCCGGCATGGACGCCAGGCTGGCCATGAAGGTTTATCACTGGCTGTTCCTGGCCCAGCCGGCGCCCCTGCCCGAAACCCTGATCGGCAGCCGGCATGCCGCCTATCTCGACCATACGCTGGCCAGTTGGACCAAGGCGCGCGACCTGTCGGCCTTCGACCGCGGCGCGCTCGCCCACTACCACGCCTTCTTCGGCGTGCCCGAACGCCTGCACGCCACCTGCGAGGACTACCGCGCCGGCGCCACCATCGACCGGGCGCTCGACGAGGAGACCCTCGCCGCCGGGCGCACGATCGGCTGCCCAACCCTGGTGCTGTGGGGCTCGTCCGGCATCCCGGCCGATGGCGGGACCGCCTCGGACGTTGGGACCATGGAAGACGGGGGGACCGTCGAGGACGGGCCCCTGGCGGCCTGGCGGTCCTTCGCCGACGACCTGCGCGGCGCGCCCATCGACAGTGGCCATTTCCTGCCCGAGGAAAACCCCGAGGCGACGCTGGCGGCGCTCGTCCCCTTCCTCAAGGGCGAGGATTGACGCCTCCGGCCGATCGCTCCGGTGCGGGCGGCGGACCTGCGGCGAAGGGAGCGCTTGCCTGCCTGCCCGCGCCTCGCCATTGTCCGGCGCTCCGGGCGGTCGCGCCGGGCAGGGCGCGCGGGGAGGCCGGCGCGACCGGCCGGGCGCCTCAGAAGAACGGCCGGGCCCTGCGGTTTCCGTCGAAGCCGCAGGGCCCCGACCCGGCGTGGAGGAAACGGATGTCGCTGCCCGATCTCTATCCCGGCTTCGAGACGGTCACGGTCGATGTGGGCGAGGTGACGTTGTTCGCCCGGGTCGGCGGGCCGATCGGCGCGCCGGCCGTGGTGCTGGCGCATGGCTATCCGCAGAGCCACGCCATGTGGCACCGGATCGCCCCGAAACTGGCCGAGACGTTGCGGGTTGTGGTGGTCGACCTGCGCGGCTACGGGCAATCCTCCGTGCCCGCGCCGGAGGAACGCCACGCCCAGATGTCGAAGCGGCGCATGGGCGCCGACATCGTCGCCCTGATGGCGAAACTCGGCGCCGAGCGTTTCGCCTTCGTCGGCCACGACCGCGGCGCGCGCGTCGGCTATCGGCTCGGCTTCGACCAGCCTGAACGGCTGACCGGCCTGGTGCTGATCGACATCGTACCGACCCCGGTGATGTGGGAGCGCATGGACGCGACCTTCTCGCGCAAGGTCTATCACTGGTCCTTCCTGGCCCAGGCCGCCCCGGTGCCGGAGACCCTGATCGCCAAGGCGCCGATCGAGCATCTGTTTCAGACGCTGGCCGGATGGACCGTCGACAAGGACCTGTCCGCCTTCGATCCGGGCGCGCTCGCCCACTACCGGGCCTATTTTCGCGATCCGGCCCGCATCGCCGCCTGCTGCGAGGACTATCGCGCCGGCGCGACCATCGACGTGGAACATGACGAGGCCGACCGCCGCGCCGGACGCCGCATCACCGTGCCGACCCAGATCATCTGGGGCTCGGTCGGCCTGCCGGCGGATGCCAAGGCGCGCGAGAGCGGCCCGCTGACGGTCTGGCGCGACTGGTGCGAGACCCTGGAGGGCGGCCCGGTCGAGGGCGGACACTTCCTCGCCGAGGAGAATCCGGAGGCGACGCTGGCCCTGATGCAGCCCTTCCTGGCCCGCGTC
Encoded here:
- a CDS encoding alpha/beta fold hydrolase, giving the protein MQSTMDLPDLFSGFAAETIDVGEARLFCRVGGRDDAPPVVLVHGYPQTHVEWHRIAGALAQDFRIVLPDLRGYGWSSVPPDRPGHAAYSKRTMAEDIVRLMEKLGHVHFAYVGHDRGARVGYRLALDHPGRLSRLALLDIVPTAAMWSGMDARLAMKVYHWLFLAQPAPLPETLIGSRHAAYLDHTLASWTKARDLSAFDRGALAHYHAFFGVPERLHATCEDYRAGATIDRALDEETLAAGRTIGCPTLVLWGSSGIPADGGTASDVGTMEDGGTVEDGPLAAWRSFADDLRGAPIDSGHFLPEENPEATLAALVPFLKGED
- a CDS encoding LysR family transcriptional regulator — encoded protein: MRIRDLEAVITVYQCGSFSKAAETIGTSQPAISMAVQRLERELGVLLFDRTGSGARATRQGAAAIKAFMKIAQIVDGLHETAETIQALKIAVTPLLSGRDVVSILQKAIPEHAGGFDVEFLESSEIHQRPDNDVRISLPSLRKKSAFCVELPTEWIGVDNGVLILCNQEMEIWQRARSVLMNSGLAVRKVITVNDCGYAYHMAVAGAGFTPCVMTRNIAFRGFVLDTLPPLAPVRLDIVAPYAIAGELRRLMAEEG
- a CDS encoding alpha/beta fold hydrolase, encoding MSLPDLYPGFETVTVDVGEVTLFARVGGPIGAPAVVLAHGYPQSHAMWHRIAPKLAETLRVVVVDLRGYGQSSVPAPEERHAQMSKRRMGADIVALMAKLGAERFAFVGHDRGARVGYRLGFDQPERLTGLVLIDIVPTPVMWERMDATFSRKVYHWSFLAQAAPVPETLIAKAPIEHLFQTLAGWTVDKDLSAFDPGALAHYRAYFRDPARIAACCEDYRAGATIDVEHDEADRRAGRRITVPTQIIWGSVGLPADAKARESGPLTVWRDWCETLEGGPVEGGHFLAEENPEATLALMQPFLARVAR